The Methanoregula boonei 6A8 genome has a window encoding:
- a CDS encoding V-type ATP synthase subunit F, translating into MEIAVIGNSEFILGFRLAGIRKTYTAENDEKLLESVNSVLADGQVGILVLNSSDMERLPRRLRTTLENSVKPTVIALGGEEGGLSMRERIKRSVGVDLWK; encoded by the coding sequence ATGGAGATCGCAGTTATCGGCAACAGCGAGTTTATCCTCGGGTTCCGCCTTGCAGGCATCCGTAAGACCTATACCGCGGAAAACGACGAGAAACTCCTGGAAAGTGTCAACAGCGTTCTTGCGGACGGACAGGTGGGAATTCTCGTGCTCAACAGCAGCGACATGGAGCGGCTCCCGCGCCGGCTCCGTACCACGCTTGAGAACTCAGTCAAGCCCACCGTCATTGCCCTTGGCGGCGAAGAAGGGGGCCTGTCCATGAGAGAGAGAATCAAGAGATCGGTGGGTGTTGATCTGTGGAAGTAA
- a CDS encoding V-type ATP synthase subunit C, giving the protein MAGMKGISAPTIYVCTRMRVRKAKLLPREEYQRMLNMSLPEIIRIIEETSYKQEIDELGTTFKGIDHLEIALSWNLAKEYQRIQKITPGTLKQFTRAYLRYWDIQNVLTILRGKLHGEKTGRIREVLVPAGNLDKIVLDRLLAEDGPDRVVDALKGQRIYLVLAREYPAAKESGSFAKMENELYKQFYAELIAECGGDAGGRMFLAYIRLDIDIKNVLTLFRLRADKGGEDAKELYIPGGTITAADFSALATAQDYREFTDQLRAKVRTGPVVELLKSIETERPVHEIAALLVHVQMEQMEKLSRRNPFSIYPILVYLEKKKYEVFNLRALARGKQSNLPAETISKYLVI; this is encoded by the coding sequence ATGGCAGGGATGAAAGGCATTTCAGCGCCCACAATCTACGTCTGTACCAGGATGCGGGTGAGAAAGGCAAAGCTCCTCCCCCGCGAAGAGTACCAGCGGATGCTCAACATGAGCCTTCCCGAGATCATCCGTATCATCGAAGAGACATCCTACAAGCAGGAGATCGACGAACTCGGCACCACGTTTAAGGGGATCGACCATCTCGAGATTGCCCTGAGCTGGAACCTTGCTAAAGAGTACCAGCGGATCCAGAAGATCACGCCGGGAACGCTCAAGCAGTTCACCCGGGCGTATCTTCGCTACTGGGATATCCAGAACGTGCTCACCATCCTCCGCGGCAAGCTGCACGGGGAAAAGACGGGCAGGATCAGGGAGGTCCTTGTCCCGGCAGGAAACCTCGACAAGATTGTGCTCGACCGGCTTCTTGCTGAAGACGGTCCCGACCGTGTTGTCGATGCCCTCAAAGGGCAGCGGATTTACCTGGTGCTTGCCCGCGAGTACCCGGCGGCAAAAGAGTCCGGCTCGTTTGCAAAGATGGAAAATGAGCTGTACAAGCAGTTCTACGCTGAGCTCATTGCAGAGTGCGGCGGGGATGCCGGGGGCAGGATGTTTTTAGCTTATATCCGGCTGGATATCGACATAAAAAACGTCCTGACACTCTTCCGGCTCCGGGCAGACAAGGGAGGAGAAGATGCAAAGGAGCTGTACATCCCCGGCGGTACGATCACTGCTGCCGACTTCTCCGCTCTGGCCACGGCCCAGGATTACCGGGAATTTACCGACCAGCTCAGGGCCAAGGTCCGCACCGGGCCGGTTGTTGAACTCCTCAAAAGCATCGAGACCGAGCGGCCTGTCCATGAGATTGCAGCGCTTCTTGTACACGTCCAGATGGAACAGATGGAGAAACTCTCCCGGAGAAATCCGTTCTCCATCTATCCGATCCTCGTGTACCTGGAGAAGAAGAAGTACGAAGTGTTCAACCTCCGGGCACTGGCACGGGGCAAGCAGTCGAATCTCCCCGCAGAAACGATCAGCAAGTACCTGGTGATATAA